The DNA region TTTCTTGAAGTTGAATGTGGATGGGGCAATGCTTTATGATCAACAAAAAGCTGGAGTGGGGGTGATACTTAGAGATGATAAAGGTGAGGTACTTGTAGCCTGCAGTAAATTGGAGAAAGAGATGATATCCTCAGAATTTATTGAAGCTACAGCAATGTTGAGAGGGTTACATTTTTGTGCTCAATGGGGTGTGTCCAAGCTGATTTTGGAAAGTGATTGCTTAGTGCTTGTCAATGATCTTCTTTCTGAGTCTGAGAATTTTACAGAGTTAGGAGTTCTAATGCAAGATATTCGAAGAATGTTGAATGGGTTTCAAGAGGTTAAAGTATCTCATGTTAACAGATTGGGGAATGAAGCTGTTCACCGTTTGGCTAAGCATGCTTGGAACGTGTTagatattgaaatgtggtgggattttaaaccatcttttgttTCCCAAGCTATCTGGCTTGATGAGATGAATATGGTGTAACGTTTTATGAATGATATTGaagttttctataaaaaaaaaaaaaagaacaatcaAACATATAGAATAAATGGGATGTTATGAAATGATTCATTTGGTCGAAAATACTCAATAAATCcaaggaaaattaaaaaaaaaaaaggcggaTTCTCAAAATTACGACTAAAACCCTCAAAAGTTACCAGATTCCAGGATACCCTTTTCTTCCTTCGGGCTTCAACGGAACTCAGCAGAGAAGTCAAGGACTTGAAACAAAATGCATGGAACCCGGATAGGATCTAATAAATCAGAAATAAATGCAGGAAAATTAACACTGAAAAACAAGAGGGTGAAAGCTCAGACCTTCGAAGGACGTAATGAGGTTCGAAGAGGGTGCATAGGGTAGGAGCCCAGTGTTGCGGAGACACTCAAATCCCCAGAAATCACCATCGTTTTGAAGCTCCCGActgctctgtctctctctcccacCTAGGATTTTTGTGTGCCTGCGCTCACTTTACTCGGAATCTTCGTTTTGCGGAGGGCTCAGGTGCTGGGTACCGATTTCACAGTAGCGGACAAAACGACGCCATCTACAcctttgagtttttattttttatttttttataattacaaagcaagcaagtttataaataaattaagtagtTACATAATACTAGATTTAATAGGATAGAAGTCACCAAcaatcattccaaaataaagaaaatataatacaagtgaaaaaaaaaaaaaaaggatctggAGTCAAAAATTGGCTCCTACCCATTTCCCACTAAGGGGAAGTCGcttgaaataatttttgaatagtTTGTTAAACAAGCTATTAAATTGCAAGTAAAAGTCGTAGTGCATCAATATGTGCTACATCTTGTTTATCTAGACTGACTATAGGAGACTTCCACGATCACTTTATCTTGATCATCGGTTAGAAAAATCGAGAATGTAAGAACGTAGCAACTGAAAAATGCGTTGATAGATTGACATAGGACCTTCACTGTCTGTGGAGACGCATGTGATTCATGTGCCACTCTAGGAAATAAGGTGGTAGTCGGATTTGAAAGAACCGAAACCACTGATTCTAGTGGTACCACACGTGATGGCGGTAGACTCTTCTTGATGCGGTGGTGTGTAAAACTCGCACGCGGTATGAGCCATGCTTGACACTCACGTGTcgctttttttatcaattttcttCAACTGTCTGATTGATTGGCGGTTGGAGAGTCTATTGACAAGACGCGTGGTGATCTAAGGAGCCCAATAGGCAGTAGATTGGCACATCTTAGTGCTATAGacagaaaatgatgaaaaaatcaGAAGAAAAAAGTATAGACAACCCTAGCGTTGGCCAGATAAGAAGAAGGAGGGAGAAGTCGAAACTCCAACTCCCCCTTTGGGTGAAGGAAATGGAAGGATAGCCAAAAGCTAGATAGAGAGAAAAAGACCtaggagaaagaaagagaaagaccTTTGGGCGTGAAACAAAAGTCATAATGTACTTGCACCGAATCAAGAGGTTTTAACTTTAGGGAATATTTTTCCtgtatattacaaatttacaagaaTAAAAAAGGTGGAAGTCTCCAACGAACATCTCTTTCTAGCAAGTATGAtacaagagaaataaaataaaagagagaaatttaGGACCAATAACTTGATTTTCCGTCTTTCTCATAAAGGGAGATGCCTTTAGTAGTTTTGATAAGGTCTCAATATCATATTGTAATACCATGACATGTCCATTAAATTTTTGCTACtgatgttttgaacgggttgaataagagtttcactttgcctttcCTTATGATCCTTGGATGGAAGAAGTGAAACATGGGAAGATAGCACGTGAAAAATAGTTCTAATAATTGGCAAACAACCTGTATATATGCATAGGGCCATGGCAGGTTAAGGTGAAATCAGTTTGGATCTAAAAGATTTAAGGGTGTTGAATCTGATGGTGCCTCCAAGCGATGGTGCCGCCCTTGGAGGTAGAGTCTCCAAGGTGTAGTGGTGCATGGATACTGGGCATAGCTTAGCATGCATGAGCCTCACTTGTCGCTCGTTCGGACGATCTTCTCCCTTTAGTAAAATGATCGATTGTTAGGGAGTCTCGTGGAGTGACGCATATCAATCGTAGTTGgaaggaaaattttgaaaaaaacataATACTATAGACAGCTCCAAAATGGATCGGGGTGGAGGGAGTAGCTACACCCTCCTTATGATTGGAAATGGTTGGGTCATCGGGCTCTTTGAGGTTCTTGGAGAGAGAAAGTTAAATCTTGttggtttgtttcttttgtaAGGAAATattagtgcatgtttgggattgcaaTGGATAATATAGTTTTTACCTTTAGGACTTTTAGTTGTAATTTTAAGTAATCAAcactattattaaaaagttatttactgtttgataaCTATATGTCTAAAATGATTTCAAACATGTTACTTTatttagtgcatgtttggaaTTGTAGTGGAAAATATGCCTTATAGTTTTAGGGTTTATAACTTATAGTTTAAGTAATAATttgtattattaaaaagttatttactgattggtaactatatatttaaaatatttttaaatatgttacatttgtttggaaacaaattaaaaaattactttttgaaGTGgaaatgacaatgaattgattttttaaatattattatcatatttttcaaagtttGAAAGTTATCATTATCTGAAAGTCTCACCCATTgatagtatttttaaaatttgaactacATTATAGATTATATGGAAAAGCACTTGTAACACTCAAATTCAGCACTAAGCCCGTTTTCTAAAGTTTTTTCTTTGGGTTTATAATGATGAAAAGCTCGCTTGAGATTActgaatattttttcaaaatggacTATAGGCAAAAATTTTTGTTTAGGTAGATAtaggctttatttttttttattgggcttgctaattaagttaaaatcattaaatatttttggattaggTATAATTTCTTTGGATTTTTGGCCTGAAAAATTTACAGGATTTAGTTGGGCTATTTTAGCCGTGGATATTGTGGACTACTTTAACAACCCAACTCTTTTTAAGATAGACCCTGATTGCCCTAATCTAAACCAACGTCCAAAACTTTTAGAAACTTCCCCCCATGCATGACTTCACACTCATGCATGTTTCTTCCCTCTCTTCCTCTAAGGTTTTCATTTCCAATCACCTATAAATATTCATACATTCCTCCCTGGCATTTTAGAAACTACCCAATGCCACCAGCCTTTGCCAAAGTCCTTCCTCACTGCACCTCCACAAGCCGTTGCCTCCATACTTTGGTACGTAAACACACTTAGCCTCCATCACGCAGCACATTTTATACCTCCATCCTGACCACCCAACGCTGTCGAGTTCGTCCATCGCATGAAGCCCACTATCCAGCTCCACGCACGACAACCACCTACAAGTAGGAACAAATGTTTACACCTCTATTTTTGCTGCAAAAAATAGAGTAGTTCTTCCTCTTTCGTAAGCAGTCCAGCCAGTTGTCGCCTTGCACCCTAACCTAGCCATGAGACTCGGCCTTGATCTCTCGAGTTCTGTATCGCAATCCTCCTCACTATCACATAGTGAGTTTCCTTCTCCCTCTCAACGCTGCgacaaattcttttttttttttcacttgctCATCtctaaatctctctctcttggtccactctctctctctttctccatcTGTTGCGCAGCCACTTGGTTTGAGTGCACAACCGTTGCACTCAACTCAACTCTGTCGCACCTCTCCCACAGTGTCGCTGCCTCTTCATTCTTCCTTGGGTTTGTGCTGCCACCACTCAACTCCTTGGCTTTAGGAATGTTTTCATTACATTGTGTTTCTGTTAGGTTACATGCAAGAGTTAGTAGAATTATAGTCTTAACCTTAAGTTCATCTATTGGCAAGTCTAATGCTTTTGGATTGGGATGGGTTTATTATTAATGGTGTTTGATCGGTTTAACTCgggttggatttattttatgttaaggTTGGGTTTTATTTCAAAAGCTTGTTATAATGCTTTAAGGTGTTGTGGGCTTATTTTGTTAAGATGGTATTTTAGGATACTGTTGTTTTAACAGAATATTTATTAAGTGGATATTGACGAATTtagaaaattatgatattttaaagTTAAGAGAATTGTAGGTTTTAAGGAATTAAATTAAGTATGTCAGATGCAATTACAAGTTATGTAtacaattggaaattattcaagttatatgattttctataggtGACGATTGATATTTGTTTATCATTATTGTGAAAAAATTCAGAGAAGCTAAAAAGTTCAAGTAAATAAAGTTTCTATGCCAGACTTTGcattaaagaaatgaaatgaggttgattttgaaaatatgcatatttgttttgaaaaaaaatctgaaaacaaTCTCAATTATGTATTCAACATATGcataaaatctatataagagaaagtattttttttgtcaTGACAAGGGTAGACATGAGCTAATTTTGTACATTCTGTTTCTTGAACTATGcaaaaagagcaaatatgaaatttatgaaaatttgtttATGTGATGCGAAGATATTCTGAATAtgtttttgaatatgtgaaatgatttaaatttatttcaatactctattttgatatgatgtggCTTCTGAAAAAATCTTTGGCATGACTTTCTGATTCTGCTTTTGATATGGT from Carya illinoinensis cultivar Pawnee chromosome 6, C.illinoinensisPawnee_v1, whole genome shotgun sequence includes:
- the LOC122314103 gene encoding uncharacterized protein LOC122314103, which codes for MLMLKKAYKEIQVFYAVRKEAKQICCWNPPPPSGFLKLNVDGAMLYDQQKAGVGVILRDDKGEVLVACSKLEKEMISSEFIEATAMLRGLHFCAQWGVSKLILESDCLVLVNDLLSESENFTELGVLMQDIRRMLNGFQEVKVSHVNRLGNEAVHRLAKHAWNVLDIEMWWDFKPSFVSQAIWLDEMNMV